The window TGGGCGGCGAGTCGGCCATGCAGATCTCGGTCTCCGAGAACATGTTCAATGTCACCGACGCCGCCGCCGCGCTGCGCGACTACGCCAGCGCCGGAAACGACCTGGTGATCGCCCACGGCACCCAGTACGGCACCTCGCTGTTCGACCTGGCCAAGGAGTTCCCCGAGACCAGCTTCGCCTGGGGCACCGCCACCGACACCGGCGCGGACAAGGGCCTGGCCAACATTTTTGCCTACAACGCCAAGGCCGAGGAGGGCGGCTACGTCAACGGTGTGCTGGCGGCCTCGCTCTCCAAGGCGGGCAAGATCGGCGTGATCGGCCCGGTCGAGGCGGGCGATGCCAAGACCTACATCGACGGCTTTGAGAAGGGCGTGAAGGACACCAAGCCCGACGCCACTGTGGCCAAGATCTACACCGGCGGCTTCGGCGACACCGCCAAGGCCGCCGAGGCCGCCACCACCCAGATCGCCGCCGGTGCCGATGTGCTCACCGGCTCGGCCCAGCAGGTGGTGGGCGCGATCGGCGTGGCCAAGGACAAGGGCATCCCCTGGTTCGGCACCCAGTCCGACCAGAGCAGCCTCGCGCCCAGCCTAGTGGTGGCCACGCAGGTCTATGACTGGAAGGCGGTCGTCAAAGATATGATCGCGAAGATCCACGCAGGCACGCTGGGCGGCACCGCCTACAACCTGGAGCTGAAGGACGGCGGCCTGAAGATCGTCTACAACTCCGGCTTCACCCTGCCCGCCGAGGCCAAGGCCGCCGCCGACAAGGCCATCGCAGGCCTCACCGACGGCAGCATCAAGCCCCTGCCCTAAGCCCACGCCCGCACGGCGCGGCGGCACACCACAGCCCGCCGCGCCCTGCCAAAGAGGTGAACGCGCGACGAAGGCAGGTGAACGCGCGACGAAGGCAGGTGAGCGCGCGACGAAGGCAGGTGAACGCATGATGAAGCATGTAGAGAAAATCGTGCCGCCTCGTGCGCAGCCGCCCCGTCGCTACGGATGGGATTATGGCCAGTACCACCATTGCACACCTTCGCCGGATGGGCCAGGCCGCGCGGCACCAGCATGCAGGCCCTGCCAGCCCGCCCCGCTGCGGCGGGGGCGCAAGGCTTCAAGCCTTGCCTACGTCTGCGATAGCGGGTGCCAATGTTGGGCTGGGCGCTCCACCCACCCGGCCCATGCGGCGAAGGTGCCGATAGTGTTTTGATGGCCATATGCACGAACACCAGCCGCCATATTTCGGCATAGGAACGCTACAAATTGGGGGTTCGAAGGGGGTGACACCCCCTCGCGGGGTTACTAGGGGCAGGCCCCTAGTCGCCGCCCGCGTAGGGCATTCACCAAACAACAACCAGGAACTATTATCATCGGAGCCGCAGCAGGTCGGCCCGACCGGGCAACGCTGCAAGCATTGCCTACGGTCGGGCCGACCCCAAAATAACGCGGAAACGCTCGAAAAGTGACACCCAGGCCCATCGCACCCCGCGCAGCGCACGCACCCAGCAGCCGAGAGCGACCGCCAAGGCGCAACGGCAGCAAGAGAGACACCATGCACCACCCGCACCACATCGCCAGCCTAGAGCTGCGCGGCATCACCAAGCGCTACCCCGGCGTCGTCGCCAACGACCGCGTCAGCCTCGACGTGCGCGCGGGCGAGATCCACGCCCTGCTCGGCGAGAACGGCGCGGGCAAATCCACCCTCATGAAGATCCTCTACGGCCTCCAGCAGCCCGACGAGGGCCAGATCCTGATCGACGGCCAGCCCGCCCCCATAGGCTCGCCCCACGAGGCCATCCGGCGCGGCATCGGCATGATCCACCAGCACTTCATGCTCGTGCCCGCGCTCACCGTGGCCGAGAACGTGGCGCTGGGCCTGCGCTCCTCGCGCGGCGTGCGGCTCGACCTCGACCGCGTCGAGGCCCGCATCCGCGAGCTGGTGGCGGCCTACGGCCTGCGCGTCGACCCGCGCGCCCCGGTCTGGCAGCTCTCGGTCGGCGAGCAGCAGCGCGTCGAGATCATCAAGGCGCTCTACCGTGGCGCGGCCCTGCTGGTGATGGACGAGCCGACCGCCGTGCTCACCCCCGCCGAGAGCGACGACCTGTTCGCCATGCTGCGCCAGATGCGCGCCGAGGGCCGCGCCCTGATCTTCATCTCGCACAAGCTGAACGAGGTGCTGGCCCTGTGCGACCGCATCACCGTGCTGCGCGACGGGCGCAACGTGGGCACCTACGCCAGCGCGGGCCTCTCGCGCGGCGAGCTGGCCCGCCTGATGGTCGGGCGCGAGATCGCCCCCGCCCGCAACGAGGCCCCGCGCCCCGCCGACGCGGCCACATCCACCGTGCTGCGCATGTCCGGCGTCGACGCCCTGGGCGACCGAGGCACCCCGGCCCTGCGCGGCGTGGCGCTGGCCATGGGCGCGGGCGAGATCGTGGGGCTGGCCGGGGTCTCGGGCAACGGCCAGCGCGAGCTTGCCGAGGTGCTGGCCGGGCTACGCCAGCCCACCGCAGGCCAGATCGAGCTGTGCGGCCAACCCCTGGCGGGCGGGCCAGCCGCCCACACCGCCGCAGGCGTCAGCTACATCCCCGAGGAGCGCATGCGCGACGGCGCGGTGATGGATTTCACCGTGGCCGAGAACATCGTGCTGCGCGACCACGCCCGCCCGCCCTACGCTCGCGCTGGCTTCCTGAATACCGCCCACATCGCCGCCGCCAGCCGCGAGCTGATCGAGCGCTTCCGCGTCAAGACGCCCAGCGCCAACACGCCCATCCGCGCCCTCTCCGGCGGCAACATCCAGAAGGTGATCATGGCCCGCGAGCTGGCGCGCGGCCCACGCCTGCTGGTGGCGGCCCAGCCCACGCGCGGCGTGGACATCGGCGCGTCCGAGTACATCCACCAGACCCTGCTCGACCTGCGGCGGCAGGGCACCGCCATCCTGCTGATCTCGGAAGACCTCGATGAGATCATGGCCCTTGCCGATCGCGTCGCGGTGATGTACGCTGGCGGCATCGCCGCCGTGCTGCCGCGCGCCCAGGCCAGCCCCGAGCGCATCGGCATGCTCATGGCGGGCGCGGGCGAGGCCCATGGCAGCACACATGTGTAGATAAGGAGCATCCCTGTGGACCCGATGGTGCGCGAACTACTTGACCTCTTCGTCCGCTGGACGCACGTCATCGCCGGAATCATGTGGATCGGCAACTCGCTGCTGTTCAACTGGCTTGACCGCAACCTCAAGCCGTTCGAGGAGCAAGACCCCGCCTCGTTTGGCAAGATCTGGCTGCTGCACAGCGGCGCGTTCTACGAGGTCGAGAAGAAGCTGCTGCCCGCCGGTATGGCCTACCCCAGCAAAGTCCACTGGTTCATGTTCCAGAACCTCACCACATGGCTCAGCGGCATCGGCCTGCTGATCATCGTCTACTACATGGGCGGCGCGGCCTACATGGTCGACCCCGCCGTGGCCAACATCAGCGCGGGGATGGCCATCGCCATCGGCGTGGGCACGCTGGTGGTCTCGTGGTTCGTCTACGACCTGCTGTGGTGCTCGCCGCTGGGCAAGAACACCCCGCTGGCCTTCGCTATCTCGTTCGCGCTGCTCATGGCCGTCACCTACGGCCTCACCCACGTGCTCAGCGGGCGGGCCGCCTACATCCACGTGGGCGCGCTGCTCGGCACGATCATGACGGCCAACGTGTGGCAGTATATCGTGCCCTCGCAGCGGGCCTTGGTGGCCGCCACCAAGGCGGGCCTAGCCCAAGATCCAGCGATCTCGTACCGCGCCAAGCAGCGCTCCATCCACAACAACTACATGACCTTCCCCGTGATCTTCATCATGATCAGCAACCACTTCCCCAGCACCTACGGCAACGCGCTCAACTGGCTGCTGCTGATCATCCTGATGGTGGGCAGCGCCACGCTGCGCCACCTGATGAACATCCGCTTCTCCTACGGCGGCTGGCTGCGGCTGGCCGCTGGCACCGTGCTGGCCACCGTGGCGCTGCTGATCATCGTCATCACGATCACCACCCGCGCCCAGGCCACGGCGGCGGTCAGCGGGCCGGTCAGCTTCGCCCAGGCGCGCGGCATCATCGCCCAGCGCTGCGTGCCCTGCCACTCGGCCACACCCACCGACGACACCTACACCACCGCGCCCGCCGGGGTGCTGTTCGACACGCCCGCGCAGATCATCAACTACGCCACGCGCATCCAGGAGCGCGCGGTGATCGGCAAGACCATGCCGCTGGGCAACAAGACCGGCATCACCGATGAGGAGCGCGCCATCCTGGGGGCGTGGGTGGCGCAGGGCGCGCAGGCGAAGTAGCGCGGTGGTGCGTGCGGCAGGCCCCGCGAATGCCCGCGCGAACCTTGCGCTGCGTGGTCATTCCCGTAGGGGCGGATCTCGTGTCTGCCCGCAGTGAGAACGCCAAAGCCATCGCTCTCATCGGGTGTGATGACGATGAGAGCGATGGCTTCGGTGTCGTATCGTGGCTGCGCTGCTTCGGGCGGGCGCGCGGGCCATCGTGCCAGCGGGCGATGCGTGCTCTGCGTGTGCCCCTTCGTGCCTTCGGGTTTTCGTGGTGAAAGGGGCCGCTTATTCCTTGGTGTCTTGGTGCCTTGGTGGTAAAAACGTACTGCCTATCAAGAAGGTATCGGCGCTGCCTTGGCATCCAGCCGCTTGATCATCTGGATGTTGGTCGGCTCGTAGCCGGCCTTCTCGTAGAGCGCCCGCGCCGCGTGGTTGTGCCCGAACACATGCAGCCGGATGGCGCTGGCCCCGCGCTCGCGCGCCCAGTCATCCAGCAGTGCGAAGGCCTGCGCGGCGTAGCCCCTGCGCCGGAACGGCTCGTAGATCTCCACCTCATAGATGAACACCTGTAGCTCGCCGCCGCGCTGCTGGGTGTTTAGCCATAGCACGCCCACCGCCTGCCGCCCCTCGCCTTCCACCAGATCGTAGATGAAGTGGTCGGGTGTGGCCACGCCCTGCGGCAGCAGCGTGCGGAACTCCTCCGCCGACTTCTCGTAGGCCTCGTCGGGCGTCCAGCGCCCGCCGCGGATGTGGTCCTCGGCGTAGGCGCGGATGGCCTGCTCGCAGTAGCGCTGGAACGTCTCTTCGCCCATCGGCTCGAATGTGATCATGCTCCCCCCTCAGCTGTTCGTTGGTAGTCCCGCTCGATCTGCCCCACCCGCGCCACCTGCTGCAGGTTCCACGCGTCGTCGCCGGGCGGCGTGGCGAACCACGCGTCCAGGATCTCGGGCAGCGTGCCCTCGGGCGTGGCGCGCAGGCTCAGCGCCAGCGCGTTGGCGTGGTTCCACACCCGCGCGCCCCTGGCCGTCTCGGCGTCGTGGCAGAGCGCGGCGCGGATGCCGGGCACTTTGTTGGCCGCGATGCTGCAGCCCGTGCCCGTCCAGCACAGCACGATGGCCTCGTCGACCTCGCCGCTGGCCACCTGCTCCGCCGCCTGGCGTGTGACCACCGGCCAGTCGGCGTCGGCATCGCCCCTGGCCTGCGGGCCGAAGTAGCGCACCTCGTGGCCGCGCCACGCCAGCTCATTCAGCAGCGCGTCGATCAGGCCGGTGCGCATGTCGCTGCTCAGCGCGATCTTCATAGCGGTCGCTCCTCTGCTCGATGCCCCGTCGGGGCTGCGCGATGGTCTTTCTGGCCTGCTTGATAGGCTCTACGGCAGCTCGCCCCGCTCGATCTGGCCGATCAGGTCATCCATCCATGCCAGCGTGGTCTCGATCTGCATGCTGGCCAGCGCCAGCCCCGCGAAGATATTGCCTGGCATGCCGGGCTGCTGCCGCAGCTGCTCGCCCCGCTGGTGCAGCTGCGGCAGCACCGCGCGCATGTGCTGGCTGCGATGCTGGATCGCGGCCAGCAGATCCTCGCGGGGCAGCGCGTGCGCGAAGGTGATGGCCACCTGCAGCGGGTCGATCGTGGGCTTGTACTCCCACCAGTACTCGCGCAGCAGCCGCTGGAACTCGGCGTGGCCTGCCGGGGTGATGGCGTAGGTGGTGCGCGCTGGCCGACGACCCACCTGCCCCGCCCCGATCACATCGACAAGCCCCTCCTCTTCCATCTTGCCGAGCGCGAAGTAGATCGAGCCGTAGGCGATGTTGGCCCAGTGCTCGGCGTTCCATAGCTCCAAGGTGCGGCGCACATCGTAGCCGTGCTGTGGCTGCTGGCGCAGGACGCCAAGGATGAGCAGGCGTGTGGCGGTCATGGCCTTTTTCCTTATGCTCGTGCTTGGGGGAGCGCACCATGGGGCATGTTGCCCCGCGCTGCGGCTACCCGTTTTCTCGTAGGCCACACGGTGCGCGGTGCGGCGGGCGTCGCCTGCTGCCGCGCGTGTCTCGCAGGTTGTGGTGGTGCCATCTATTATTGCGGACACATAGGCGGCTGTCAATGTACGGCGGCGCGTCGCTGTGCTACAATCGTCGTTGGGCATTGCGGTATTGTTGATATGCGCGATGCGTATGCTTGTACGTATGAAAGGTACGTTTGCTGTGGAAGATAAGGTGTCAACGCGCGTGGTGGTCGCGTTCGCGCTCGTGTGCGTGGCAGTGCCGCTGATCGTGATGATCTGGCAGCCCGTGCTGGGCTTGCTGCTGCTGCCGATGGCTCTGCTGGTTGCGGCGCGTAGCTGGTATCTGCACCGCCGATGGGTGGATGCCGAGGGGCGCAAGCAGCACAGCCGCGCGCAGGTGAAGGCCAACCAGGCCAATATTATCTACGTGCAGGTGGTGGATGATCAGGGCAACGATCTGCCTCCTGCGGTGGCCCGCGCCAAGCTGGAGGCGGCGCACATGGAGGCGGGGCCGCGCGACACGGTGCTTCCGGCCCGCCGCAAGCTCTAGCGGCAGCGCCCCGCGCAGCGCGCGGGCGGCGGCGGCGACCCCATGGCCGCCGCCGTCTTCTGATGTAGCCTGTGCTACCCTGCTACGCCGCCGCCCCTGCGCTCAGCCGGGCGTAGATGCGCCTGGCCTGCCCGGATGTGAGCGCCGCCAGCGCCGCCGCGCTGTACATCACCAGCCAGGGCATCGCAGGCAGGTGGTAGCGGCTCTCGCCGTGGAACACCACCGCCACCGCCGAGTAGTACAGCGCGGTGAACACGCCAAACCACAGCAGCGGGTCGCGCCACTGCCCATGCCGTACCGCCGACACAAGCGCCATCCCCGCCAGCAGCAAGATGAGCACGTAGAAGCACGCCGCCGCCAGCTTTAGTCCCAGCAGCGCATAGCGCAGCGTGCTGGTGGGGTAGCTCTCGCGGCTGAAGCCGAGCTGGGCGAAGTCGAGGTTCTGCTCGTTGAGCCGTATGCCATCCACATCGCCCTTCCACAGATACCACGCCTGCGAGAGCATCCGCCCGGCGGTCGCGATCGGCTGGGTTTTGATCGCGTCGATAGCCTGGTCGCGCAGCCAGCGGTCGGCCTCGTACTCGTTGGTGTTCATCATTCTGCCGTAGGTGTCCATGATCTCGCGTGGGACCGCCATCCCATCCAGCTCGCCGCGTGTGACGACCGGGCTGGTGCTGAGGAAGAGCGTTAGACCGCTGTTGCCGGAGACGAGCTGCACGTGGCCGGTGATGCGATAGTTGCGCACGATCCATGGCACCATTATGAGCGCGATGGTGAGCGCCAGGATGCCAAGCGAGCGCGCCAGGATGCGTAGCGGCGGGCGCGGCGCGGGCCGTGCCATGTGCTCGAAGACCAGCAGGGCCAGCGGGATGAACAGAAACTGCGGCTTGACCATGGTGGTGACGCCGCACATGACCCCGGCCAGCGCCAGCTTCCACGGCGAGCCGCCCTGCGCGAGCATGAGGTAGCAGCTAGCCAGCGAGCAGCACAGGAACAGGCTCTCGGACATCACCTCGGCGCTGTAGGCGATCTGGTTGGCGTAGCACGCCATCAGCAGCACGGTGAGCAGGCCCACATACCGCGACCGGAAGATTTGCACGGCGATGCGATAGCTAAACCACATGCTCATAGCGGCGAGCGCGATGTTTATCAGCTTGGCAG is drawn from Chloroflexia bacterium SDU3-3 and contains these coding sequences:
- a CDS encoding BMP family ABC transporter substrate-binding protein — its product is MTRFSRFFLGVISAAALAACGAPAASAPTSAPAATSAVTAAPAETTAPAAEATAPAASGEPFKVAIVMPSSTTDLAWSQSMYDALVAVQQEMGGESAMQISVSENMFNVTDAAAALRDYASAGNDLVIAHGTQYGTSLFDLAKEFPETSFAWGTATDTGADKGLANIFAYNAKAEEGGYVNGVLAASLSKAGKIGVIGPVEAGDAKTYIDGFEKGVKDTKPDATVAKIYTGGFGDTAKAAEAATTQIAAGADVLTGSAQQVVGAIGVAKDKGIPWFGTQSDQSSLAPSLVVATQVYDWKAVVKDMIAKIHAGTLGGTAYNLELKDGGLKIVYNSGFTLPAEAKAAADKAIAGLTDGSIKPLP
- a CDS encoding ABC transporter ATP-binding protein, with the translated sequence MHHPHHIASLELRGITKRYPGVVANDRVSLDVRAGEIHALLGENGAGKSTLMKILYGLQQPDEGQILIDGQPAPIGSPHEAIRRGIGMIHQHFMLVPALTVAENVALGLRSSRGVRLDLDRVEARIRELVAAYGLRVDPRAPVWQLSVGEQQRVEIIKALYRGAALLVMDEPTAVLTPAESDDLFAMLRQMRAEGRALIFISHKLNEVLALCDRITVLRDGRNVGTYASAGLSRGELARLMVGREIAPARNEAPRPADAATSTVLRMSGVDALGDRGTPALRGVALAMGAGEIVGLAGVSGNGQRELAEVLAGLRQPTAGQIELCGQPLAGGPAAHTAAGVSYIPEERMRDGAVMDFTVAENIVLRDHARPPYARAGFLNTAHIAAASRELIERFRVKTPSANTPIRALSGGNIQKVIMARELARGPRLLVAAQPTRGVDIGASEYIHQTLLDLRRQGTAILLISEDLDEIMALADRVAVMYAGGIAAVLPRAQASPERIGMLMAGAGEAHGSTHV
- a CDS encoding urate hydroxylase PuuD, with translation MDPMVRELLDLFVRWTHVIAGIMWIGNSLLFNWLDRNLKPFEEQDPASFGKIWLLHSGAFYEVEKKLLPAGMAYPSKVHWFMFQNLTTWLSGIGLLIIVYYMGGAAYMVDPAVANISAGMAIAIGVGTLVVSWFVYDLLWCSPLGKNTPLAFAISFALLMAVTYGLTHVLSGRAAYIHVGALLGTIMTANVWQYIVPSQRALVAATKAGLAQDPAISYRAKQRSIHNNYMTFPVIFIMISNHFPSTYGNALNWLLLIILMVGSATLRHLMNIRFSYGGWLRLAAGTVLATVALLIIVITITTRAQATAAVSGPVSFAQARGIIAQRCVPCHSATPTDDTYTTAPAGVLFDTPAQIINYATRIQERAVIGKTMPLGNKTGITDEERAILGAWVAQGAQAK
- a CDS encoding GNAT family N-acetyltransferase; its protein translation is MITFEPMGEETFQRYCEQAIRAYAEDHIRGGRWTPDEAYEKSAEEFRTLLPQGVATPDHFIYDLVEGEGRQAVGVLWLNTQQRGGELQVFIYEVEIYEPFRRRGYAAQAFALLDDWARERGASAIRLHVFGHNHAARALYEKAGYEPTNIQMIKRLDAKAAPIPS
- a CDS encoding RpiB/LacA/LacB family sugar-phosphate isomerase, which translates into the protein MKIALSSDMRTGLIDALLNELAWRGHEVRYFGPQARGDADADWPVVTRQAAEQVASGEVDEAIVLCWTGTGCSIAANKVPGIRAALCHDAETARGARVWNHANALALSLRATPEGTLPEILDAWFATPPGDDAWNLQQVARVGQIERDYQRTAEGGA
- a CDS encoding PadR family transcriptional regulator, which encodes MPNDDCSTATRRRTLTAAYVSAIIDGTTTTCETRAAAGDARRTAHRVAYEKTGSRSAGQHAPWCAPPSTSIRKKAMTATRLLILGVLRQQPQHGYDVRRTLELWNAEHWANIAYGSIYFALGKMEEEGLVDVIGAGQVGRRPARTTYAITPAGHAEFQRLLREYWWEYKPTIDPLQVAITFAHALPREDLLAAIQHRSQHMRAVLPQLHQRGEQLRQQPGMPGNIFAGLALASMQIETTLAWMDDLIGQIERGELP
- a CDS encoding glycosyltransferase family 39 protein, with the protein product MKQPKPSSPPTDGQAGSRVHLFVLGGIALGVVLRLLYILLVPTTPGVFDSVYYMRTSASIAAGLGYRIDGHLTNTWPIGYPAMLATIFMATGPSVLAAKLINIALAAMSMWFSYRIAVQIFRSRYVGLLTVLLMACYANQIAYSAEVMSESLFLCCSLASCYLMLAQGGSPWKLALAGVMCGVTTMVKPQFLFIPLALLVFEHMARPAPRPPLRILARSLGILALTIALIMVPWIVRNYRITGHVQLVSGNSGLTLFLSTSPVVTRGELDGMAVPREIMDTYGRMMNTNEYEADRWLRDQAIDAIKTQPIATAGRMLSQAWYLWKGDVDGIRLNEQNLDFAQLGFSRESYPTSTLRYALLGLKLAAACFYVLILLLAGMALVSAVRHGQWRDPLLWFGVFTALYYSAVAVVFHGESRYHLPAMPWLVMYSAAALAALTSGQARRIYARLSAGAAA